The Asterias amurensis chromosome 21, ASM3211899v1 genome has a segment encoding these proteins:
- the LOC139953196 gene encoding mitotic spindle assembly checkpoint protein MAD2A-like, whose protein sequence is MAATQQATKAQTITLSGSSEKVSEFFLYGINSLLFQRGIYPPETFTRKQKYGLTLLVSTEKALQDYLDNVLRQLNDWLNKKTVQKVVVVIAEVDSGEVKERWQFDIQCDKTMTDESQPREKTDKDINAGIRAVMTQITATVTFLPLLANPCTFNILIYTDKNLSMPEQWEESGPSLVANSQEVKLRSFTTSIHKVEGAVSYRVDDI, encoded by the exons atggcggCAACACAGCAAGCAACGAAGGCTCAAACTATCACTTTGTCAGGCTCCAGTGAAAAGGTGTCTGAGTTTTTTT TGTACGGAATCAATAGTTTGCTGTTTCAGAGAGGCATCTATCCTCCAGAAACCTTCACAAGGAAACAGAAGTATGGCCTAACACTTCTAGTCTCAACAGAGAAAGCATTACAGGACTATCTTGATAATGTATTGAGGCAACTCAATG ACTGGCTGAATAAGAAGACTGTGCAGAAAGTAGTCGTTGTAATTGCCGAAGTAGACTCTGGCGAGGTAAAGGAAAGATGGCAGTTTGACATCCAGTGTGACAAAACTATGACAGATGAAAG TCAACCAAGAGAAAAGACAGACAAGGATATTAATGCAGGTATCCGAGCAGTGATGACTCAAATTACAGCAACAGTCACTTTCCTTCCTCTTCTAGCTAATCCat GTACATTCAACATCCTGATCTACACCGACAAAAATCTGTCCATGCCGGAACAGTGGGAGGAATCTGGACCATCACTCGTTGCCAACTCACAGGAAGTGAAGTTAAGATCGTTCACGACCTCCATTCACAAGGTAGAGGGTGCAGTGTCGTACAGGGTTGACGACATATAA